CATATCTAAAAGACTTCATGTTCAAAGGGCAGAGCAAGGCCTTGCTTGCAAGGTAGTCTCCAGTTCTTGTCTAGGGACCAGCCTTTGCCCATGGAGTCTTCCTCACGggctgcagaaagaaacagcTTGTGACATTTGCCTCCAGCACAACCCCCTTGCTTTCTTGCTCAAGAAGCTGGTGAAATCCTGGCTATGAGCATATAGAAATGCTCTCACCCTCGGACAGCGTGCAGCAGGCGCAACGAGGGGTAAGCAGTCCTGACATTGATGTGGTGTTTCAGGATGAGCTCGTTCACCCACTCCACTCGTTCCTTGCCCCCCTTGGCCATGAAGGCTGGGATCCAGAGGATGCTGCCGTTGAGACTGTGGAGGCGCTGCAGCAGCTTCTCTCGCCAAGTCTCATTCACCAGGTCCTCGAAGGCCCGCTGGATGACTGAAGGGTTCATAGTCACCAGGTCTGTCTTCATGCCCACGTCCTGTGAGTACTCCTGGACAGGGGCCAGATTGCACCTACAAGGGGAAACACTGATTAGCCCTTTAAAATGGACTTCAGAGAGGGCAACAGTAAACATTAGGGGTGTTTGACGCCAAAAGCTGAGGCTGACAAAAGGTATGTGCCCTGTTACTTGGAGAGTGACACCTCTGCATAGCACCTGCAGAGCATCCCTgcagagcccaggcagcagctagGAGAGATCTCCTTCACATCCCCTGTGGCTCGCTGTAGATCTGGCCGGGCTCATCTACTCACTGGGCAGCCATCGCCTAGCTGTGTGCCATCTCCCACCCTGAGCACAGCTCACATGTGGACTGTGCGGACAGCTGACCTTCAGAATGGGTTTGGACCTGGGCTGATCTGCTTGGTTAAGCACTCCCAGAGCTGTGGGCCAGTCCCTTAGGCCATGGGCTCTCTGCACAGGGACAATGACAACCCAGAACCACCACGAACATCTGCAGTGTCCAGAAGATTACTAAGATGGAAGAACCAAAGTATTAGGAATGCTCATTGATTCCTCAACACAAAGTTCCTTTTGATTATCACTCCTTGGGCAAATGCACAACAAAGACATTAAGGAAGCTCATGCTTTGCTCCATATCCCCAGACCCTGCCTGGCAGCCCCAGAAAAGGTGCTTCATGCACGGTTTCTTTGACGGGGCCACTAAGAACAGAGGCAGTGATcatgaaggaggaggagaaagaagtcttTGCAGCGAATTAGAAGGGCTCTGATTTGGTAACGATGAGCCATCTTAAGGTCAAGGTCATCATTCCTCAATGTGCCAGCATAGGCGTGTGTAGGTCTCTGCAGCAGTACTTATAAAGTATGTAATTTTGGTGTATAGTGAGTGGGTTTATATGGATCTGTATCTCTACCagtgcagaattaaaaaatagcacATTGCAACAAGCCTCCTATGTTTGCTTTCCCCACACAAGGAAAATGCTCGCCACTGTAAATGTCTATTTTTGCCTCAGAGCAGCAGGATAGCAAGTGCTGCGGGATTAGACTTAGAGCCCTCTGTGTTCACCCAGGTGGCCTTGGTGTCGCACACAGCACAGAGGGTTAGGAGAAACCTCCACCGGATGGACAAGGGGGCTTCAGGAAGGTGCCACCAGCTGAAACAGACAGGTCCCAGTTGCTTCTTTTAGCAGGTTCCCAGTTGTCGCAGCTGAATCTGACTGACCACAGAAGACAGGGTTAAGGCCCTGTGTGCGAGCCAAGGGTCTCTGCCTATCTGCAGCAGGTCCATGGCTGCTCTGTAACATGCAGAGAGCTGCTAAAATTGCAAGGATTAGAGACATCTGGTAAGAGCACTGCCTCCTTTCTCTCCAGGAGTGACAACGCAGCTCCTGCAGTCCTTAATTTTAGCCCTGCTGGGAAAATACTACCTTAAGTCCCTTTCCCCCCACCGGTGACTCTCGGCTAACAGCAGACCTTGCGGCACCGGCAGCACTAATGATACCAGCAGAAGCAGGGTGCCAGGGCTATCAGTGATTGTGGTCTCCATGGGGTTGGGCTGTTTGGAGACTATGACCTTCAAAAATCTCTTTCTGTGGTTTTAATTGGTGCCTTCTCTTGAGCTGTGCACGTGGATATGGGCATGCACACTGCCTCCCGTGCAcgctctgcctgctcctgggCTACAAGCTCTCATGCCACACGGGGTCCCTGCCGCAGGCTGGCCCAGTGGGGGACAAAAAGCCGAGGGGGCTTCGGCAGAAATTGCCAACAAATTGCCCTCGTTATATGATGGTTTCCTACTGCTCCTCAAGGCGGGATGTGAGGCACTGTTTCTTCCTCTGGTTGATTGGGGGCCAAGTAATTATGTCAAGCCATGGCCAGGCTGCGCAGCTGGGGCGGGGAGCAGGGCACACTGCGAACTGCTGATAGATGCTCCAGCAACATGTTAAAAATTGGAGGGTACTTGCATGTTTGTACACTGCATGCTTTCCTGTGGtgttttacagtgaaattaCAGTATTTAACAAGTAGGATGGCATCCTAACCATCTGTCTTGATAATCAGCCATTACTGCTATTTTCCCTGtttacagatggggaaactgagggaACGGTATGAAGAATATCCACCTACTAACACCTGGGACCCTGGAGCCTTTCTAATCTTTGCTGCATGagtaaaaatcactgaaaataaacagtggATCTGAAGAGTAATGATGTATCCTGGGACACAGAAGCCATCGCTGGTCATCACCAGCCCTGCTGAAAAGGCTGCACACAACAACCCTTCCTCAGGCAGATGCAGTTGGAAGGGGAGGATCAGATAATCCACGCTGGAAAGAGAGCATGCAAGCTAACATGTGCACTAGTATACGCGGCTAGAGAGAAGTCACTCAAAACCCCACTCCTACTCTGTGTTATATCAAGTAAAGCTTTTTCCCTGGGACTTCGCTGCCTAACACAAAGCCTGGACTTTGCCAGAACTGCAATAAGCTACATTTTCCTTTACTCGCTTTTGTTATACTTAACAATACATACTATAAGGGAACCATCCCCGAAGGGCTGGATGGAGCTGCTAACAGCCAGGCAGGCTGGAAGAGTTGGGTTTGACCGGAGGGCAGGGGTGATATTATCCTCATTCACACGTCGCACAGGGGGCTGCTTTTGTGAGCCTGATGGATTGGTCTGTCTTCGTAATAGACTTGCCAGAAAGCAAATGTCGGCACATACATAAATCATCAGttgcctcctccagcccctcAGCTAACAGATTTACAGGGGCGTCAGGGAcgctcctcctctctcctttaaGTGTCTTCCCTGGTGAATTCAGCACGTGCCCAGGAGGAGGGCAGACTCTGGCAGTACGTTTGCGGGAACATCGGCCCTGGGAGCCAAGTGATGATGGGGAGCGTTAGGCTGGAGAACGCAGCGAGCGCTGTGCCAGAGCACCACGTGGGGCTGCCGATGCTCCTGGGGATGCAGAGGTGATGCAGGGAAGAGCTGAGCTTGCATCCAATGGGAGAGTCCAGGGCCAGGTTAGTTTGCTAGAGGGCAAGCATGTAGGAAAACAGAGGGAGTGCTTGTGGCCTGGGGGAGCCGGGAGGTAACGAAGCACTGGGGGGCTAACGCTGCACTGTGAAAAGATGTTTGCAAGGATGCAGGTATTTGCAAGGACACAGTGAGCACTTGGTGTTGAGTGTGGGTGGAAGAGTTGGCATGGGTGGGCTTCATACATGTGGGTAGAGGGCTTCAATGCTGAGCTAGGTTAGGCTGTCCTCCAGGCCCCCTTTGCAGCGGTGCTGGGTGAGTGGATCAGTGTTTTAGCCCTTTTCCACCTCTCTGATCCCACAAAATACCCTCCCCACATGCTGCCACTTTTCAGGCCTATATTTTATTCCCTGACGTGGCTCCTAGACTTGCAATGAGCAATGGCAACAGCTAGTGAGTGAGGGAAGAACAAAAATCTTCTCAAACCGTGCCCTGGGGGCCCGTGAGCGGTGGCGTGTGTCTGCAGCGGTCTGCACTCTTTGTGAGGGCCCAGGGTAACCCCGTTGGGTGGCAGAACACGGTCCCTACCTTATCACAAAGCTGTGTGCGTCGATCTCGGGGCCACAGCCGCTGTGGAGCAGGACCCCCGAGTTGCCCACGATGGCACAGGATGGGAACTGCTTGCCCTTCAGGGGCGACGTGCGGGGCAGCAGCTCGTAGAGGTTCTGGGAGACGTTCATGGTGCTGTCCCTGTCAAAGACGTAGTGGATGATGTCCCCAGGCTTCAGCGTCCCCTTCAGCACCGAAATGTCCTTCTCTGCATCCAGGAACTTCAAGATTTGTTTCCTGAGGACAGGAATGAAAACAGCCCCTTCAGGTCAGGTTCAGAGATAATTCATGATGTGGCTTCTACACAAGATGAACTAattcctcctgcctctccttaCTCCCTAtcttggcagcagagaggctgaTCGCAAAGCAGACTGAAGCCCAGGAATGGCTTCTGGGAGCCTATTTCCTGCAGGAATGTGAAAATGCCCTTCCCAAAGTAGGCTGGGAAAAGATCTCCATCTTAATGCTACCCCTTCCTCATGCACCCCTTTCCAGGCACACCAGCATGGCTGGTCATGGCTGGTCAGCAAGGGTCATTGATTCGCCTCCCAGGCAGTGGGTTTCCACCCCCCCATCAGGCAAACCGGCATCGTGCACTCACTCCACTTGGCCTGGAAACTGGGGGCTCAAGTGCTTCTCGCTTTGCTAGTGCAAGGCCAGCTGGTTCAGCTGGGAATTCATTTCCAGGCGATCACTTACAGATATGAAGTCTAGCTCAGCAGGCgataaactttttatttcttttttgacttCTTTAGATGATATACAGAGGCAATTTGCCAGCTTGCACTGGAGAGGACCAAATCTGTCTCTTGTCCTATATAGGTAATTACCAGTACCTGATCTTCAAAGAGAGTGTCTGGTTGTGGCTCCATTTGGATGAGGCTGGTTTAATGTTGTGCTTAATGCTTTCATTACTTCTGTCAACAACAGCTGGAGACGAAGAATCATTTGTTACTACTTCAGCTCTAGAGAACGGAAagacagagggagagagacaggaTCCGTTAGCATCCCAATGGCATTTCTAATCACTCTCTTCGGCTGTGGCTGCTGGAACTCAAACTTcatcagaaaagtaaaattgtaGTTATTACctgaacaaagaaagaaagccTATTCATATTCTGCTACCCTTAAGCACACACAAACTCTTAAATACCTGCTCTCTTCCACAAACACAGACTTACAGCCAGACATAGGTTTACATAAAACACAGTCTTAAATATCTAAATGTGGAAACGCACGCATGCAAAAACACATGCAGACTCTGCAAAGAGAGATTTGCACATGTACGCTCACAAACAAAACACCACGAAGCCCCACAGAGACCCAAATTCACTGACAGCTTTGATAGGCAGAAAATAGCTGCCACCCTGCTCCCGTGTGGTCCCACCCACACACCCCAGCGCAGATCCACCCGCGCAGCTCCCCAAGTGGGTTAAAAAACCTCGACTCCACCCAAAGGAGAGATGACTTCAGCTGAGCtactggctgctgtttgtgagaTTGGGTCCCATCTACAAGCACCCTGTAACGAACAAGCAGGAGATCGGCTCTCTGATAACTTTTTCCCgtttagaagagaaaaacaggatttCGTCGTCTCTGTTGTCTGCTCCAGGCCCAGCAATGATCAGGGGAACGAAGAGCAGTCAGACACTTTCATGCTGCTGCTTGGAGATGATTGCTGGGAGATCCCAGGTTGTAATCCCCGCTCTAGGAAGCAAATAAGCCCCAGCACTTCAATGCAATTTACATCAAATGGCATAAATTACGGGAGCctctgaatatttcatttcagccaGCCGCCCTCCAAAGAGAATACCCAAGCATTTCATCAAGAAGCAGCGCATGTGTCTGCATCCCCAAAAAACCTTCACACTCCAGAGCACTCCGAAAAACACACAGCCAAAGCAATTGCTGCCAGCTAAAGGGAATCTCCCTCTGCAGTGCAAAGGGCCTTTTGCACCTGGGGAACGGTTTGTAAATAAATAGATTTACAAGCGGCATGTAAACCCCATGAAGGCAAAAGAGCTAGAGGGGACATGAAGAGAAGAAGCGGGGAGACAGGGCCCGCGGTGTCGTTCCTGGACACTGCGCCCAGGCGGGCTGGGCGCCCGTGAGCTCGGGCTTTCCTGACGACAGTTTGGGGCTCGCACTACGTCATGttttagaaaggaaaggagatgtATTTATAAATGCCTGCTGCCGGCATCCTCATGTGGGATTTTATGTATAAAATGCCAATGTAACTTCTCCAGGGGCTGCCAGTTGAGGTCGTTACCAGTTTTGCATTTTGCCATTTAATCTGTGTCTTGCAAGCTTATTTATAAGGTTTCAAAAATCCTGAAGGAATAGGGTAAAAAAACTCCTTTCGAATAACtatgatttttttggttttgtccatgacattttctgtgtttggaTTATGTGTTGTGATGTCATCACAGAAtgacatcacttttttttttttttggagtagTGTCACTACTGAAATGTAAATTTCAGTAGTAATTTATGCAACTAACTAATGTACTTaattatgtaaaaaataatgTACTGAAAATGTATCACTTTGTAATCTTGGAATAACATgaaataattgtaaaaataaCACAGCAGGACACCAAATGAAGCTGTGACGCCATGAAATTGCTCTAAAATGGAGCAATGTTACTGAACTGAATTTTGATAAAACCGAAGTTCTGATGTCAGAGATCTCTCTTCTGATAGCACAtaataaaactacaaaaatgGCAACTCTATCACTGACTTATTTTCACAATAAGTAACTCGCTCTTCCCCATTCTCTCAGTCACAGCAACTTGCAGATCCTTGGTTATTTGTAAATGATTATTGCACTGTGctggggaaaggagggggagaaacgattaagaaaatgcaaagcagaagtgaaaagaaacagatacaTTTGCTAAATAAGAACAGCACTATCCACcgaagaggagaagcagattAATAGCTGCcttacagcaaaaacaaatgaacacaAAATCTAATTTACAAACCTATTAGATTTGCTATGTAAGCTGTTCACAGCTGATCTGATTGTACCTCTGCCTCCAGAACTCCTGCAAGACAAaggaaatgcattatttataaACGCAGCTCCTCTTTGCAAAGCGTTGTTCTCCAGTCAAGAGATCCAGGTCTGACGAGCTCCAAACGGAGATAGGGCTGTGCCAGTTGCTCCACCTCATCCAGGATGGAGATGTCCTGACACCTGTGAAGGGCTTTTCACATCCTTCGTTAGTGGTACCCTACTGCGACCATGAAATCATTCCAGCAAAAAGCTCCTAACCAGCCCAATTAATAATACCTGCACTCTCTAACCAGCCATCACAGACATCTGGTCCCAGTTGTCAAAGCAGCATGCAGCCTACAGGTTATGCATTAAtgcattaaatacatttctactTGCTTTATAGGAATCAGGTGGTAGCAGTGTGTAGAAGATCTATCTCTAGCTTGCCAAGGGACTTCCCCTGTCCTTCTCAGGAGAGGACTGAGCTAAATGATCTGGACAGGACCTGTTTTTAGCTTGGGCTTTCAGCTGA
The sequence above is a segment of the Rhea pennata isolate bPtePen1 chromosome 10, bPtePen1.pri, whole genome shotgun sequence genome. Coding sequences within it:
- the ST8SIA2 gene encoding alpha-2,8-sialyltransferase 8B isoform X2, translated to MPLPCRGWTLALLTLLVGFLIFADISEIEEESGSSGGRGTIRSAVNSLHSKSNRAEVVTNDSSSPAVVDRSNESIKHNIKPASSKWSHNQTLSLKIRKQILKFLDAEKDISVLKGTLKPGDIIHYVFDRDSTMNVSQNLYELLPRTSPLKGKQFPSCAIVGNSGVLLHSGCGPEIDAHSFVIRCNLAPVQEYSQDVGMKTDLVTMNPSVIQRAFEDLVNETWREKLLQRLHSLNGSILWIPAFMAKGGKERVEWVNELILKHHINVRTAYPSLRLLHAVRGYWLTNKVHIKRPTTGLLMYTLATRFCNRIYLYGFWPFPLDQNQNPVKYHYYDSLKYGYTSQASPHTMPLEFKALKTLHQQGALKLTVGECDGAT
- the ST8SIA2 gene encoding alpha-2,8-sialyltransferase 8B isoform X1; this translates as MLVITHSDLQQGRNLGAKLCCKLHRSQRGAASPQPPSGRSSGGRGTIRSAVNSLHSKSNRAEVVTNDSSSPAVVDRSNESIKHNIKPASSKWSHNQTLSLKIRKQILKFLDAEKDISVLKGTLKPGDIIHYVFDRDSTMNVSQNLYELLPRTSPLKGKQFPSCAIVGNSGVLLHSGCGPEIDAHSFVIRCNLAPVQEYSQDVGMKTDLVTMNPSVIQRAFEDLVNETWREKLLQRLHSLNGSILWIPAFMAKGGKERVEWVNELILKHHINVRTAYPSLRLLHAVRGYWLTNKVHIKRPTTGLLMYTLATRFCNRIYLYGFWPFPLDQNQNPVKYHYYDSLKYGYTSQASPHTMPLEFKALKTLHQQGALKLTVGECDGAT